In Nyctibius grandis isolate bNycGra1 chromosome 8, bNycGra1.pri, whole genome shotgun sequence, a single window of DNA contains:
- the STRIT1 gene encoding sarcoplasmic/endoplasmic reticulum calcium ATPase regulator DWORF: MAEPAQVPLSCLVVPILLAVGWIVGCALLVYIVFS; encoded by the coding sequence CCCAAGTCCCACTTTCATGTCTCGTTGTACCCATACTCCTTGCAGTTGGCTGGATAGTGGGCTGTGCACTACTGGTTTACATTGTCTTCTCTTGA